The following are from one region of the Luteimonas sp. MC1572 genome:
- the glnE gene encoding bifunctional [glutamate--ammonia ligase]-adenylyl-L-tyrosine phosphorylase/[glutamate--ammonia-ligase] adenylyltransferase, translating into MLADVRLGDHVDRLLARLPDGLGERGGDALRRVAIASDFAAEVFARQPEVLARLIDAQDAPALPLPALVAGAQAEWPALLRRYRTAESARLVWRDVLGLDSVGDTLAATTRLAEDCLQLGLAALEEQFEQRHGRVRDADGRAVRLVVYALGKLGGGELNFSSDVDLVYAYAAGGESDGARPLAAEDYFARLGQALARLLDEPTGDGFCHRVDLRLRPFGNAGRIALSFAAMELYFQREGRDWERYAWQKARPVAGDIAAGEAFLATLRPFVYRRYLDYGALEGLRDMKQAIAAEVARKDLADDIKRGPGGIREIEFLVQALQLIRGGHEPALRGRRLLPMLEALCASRQVAPQAAADLADAYLFLRRVENRLQMLRDAQTHVLPDDGFDRLRVARGLGHDGWPALAAELEAHRARVAAEFDALLAQRRAQPGVDSDIAGYWRALPDAGTADVLAAAGYGDAAEVDAALRDFARSPSVRDLSDAARARLDRVMPLLLQASAPADRPLQAVRRLLALLHNILRRPSYLALLDEQPVALARLNGLVARSAFLAERVAAHPLLLDELLDARVEGPLPGRAQLDAACRVALQRDDIEAALFALNETRQALSFRIALATLDDRQPAPDSTRQLSWLADAVVAVVIALARREMQAAHGDIAGARFAAIGYGSLGGEELGIGSDLDLVFLYEAPADAHSDGARSVDAGRWFARLAQKVVALLGTSTGAGRLYEVDVRLRPDGASGLLVSSLASYGEYQRTRAWTWEHQALVRARCVSGDVDLCAAFEHVRTAALAQPRDPAVLFTDVAAMRARMRGELDRGSAARFDLKQGGGGLVDLEFLLQALVLREAAARPALLVPRATPELIAACRREGLLDDATAAQLTDAHATLVAMGLACTLDRRARLVDDSPELQAARDAIRAATRAAGLAFG; encoded by the coding sequence ATGCTTGCTGACGTGCGCCTTGGCGACCATGTCGACCGCCTGCTGGCGCGCCTTCCGGACGGGCTTGGCGAGCGCGGCGGCGATGCGCTGCGCCGCGTGGCGATCGCCAGCGACTTTGCGGCCGAGGTGTTCGCAAGGCAGCCCGAGGTGCTGGCGCGGCTGATCGACGCGCAGGATGCGCCCGCCCTGCCGCTGCCAGCCCTGGTCGCAGGCGCGCAGGCTGAATGGCCGGCGCTGCTGCGCCGGTATCGGACCGCGGAGTCTGCGCGGCTGGTGTGGCGCGACGTGCTCGGGCTGGATTCGGTGGGCGACACCCTGGCGGCGACCACCCGTCTGGCGGAGGACTGCCTGCAACTGGGGTTGGCGGCGCTGGAAGAGCAGTTCGAGCAGCGCCACGGACGGGTGCGCGACGCCGACGGCCGCGCGGTGCGGCTGGTGGTGTACGCGCTCGGCAAGCTCGGCGGGGGCGAACTCAACTTCAGCTCCGATGTCGATCTTGTCTACGCCTACGCGGCGGGCGGCGAGAGCGACGGCGCGCGCCCGCTGGCGGCCGAGGACTACTTCGCCCGCCTGGGCCAAGCGCTGGCGAGGCTGCTCGACGAGCCGACCGGCGACGGCTTCTGCCATCGCGTCGACCTGCGCCTGCGCCCGTTCGGCAACGCCGGGCGCATCGCGCTCAGCTTCGCGGCGATGGAGCTGTACTTCCAGCGCGAAGGCCGCGACTGGGAGCGCTATGCCTGGCAGAAGGCGCGGCCGGTGGCGGGCGACATCGCCGCCGGCGAGGCGTTCCTGGCCACGCTGCGGCCGTTCGTCTACCGGCGCTATCTCGATTACGGCGCGCTGGAAGGCCTGCGCGACATGAAGCAGGCGATCGCCGCCGAGGTCGCGCGCAAGGATCTGGCCGACGACATCAAGCGCGGGCCGGGCGGCATCCGCGAGATCGAATTCCTGGTGCAGGCGCTGCAGCTGATCCGCGGCGGCCACGAACCGGCGCTGCGCGGCCGCCGCCTGCTGCCGATGCTCGAGGCGCTGTGCGCGTCGCGGCAGGTCGCCCCGCAGGCGGCCGCCGACCTTGCCGACGCCTACCTGTTCCTGCGCCGGGTGGAGAACCGCCTGCAGATGCTGCGCGATGCGCAGACGCACGTCCTGCCCGATGACGGCTTCGACCGCCTGCGCGTCGCGCGCGGGCTTGGTCATGACGGCTGGCCGGCGCTTGCCGCGGAGCTCGAGGCGCATCGCGCGCGCGTCGCTGCGGAATTCGACGCACTGCTGGCGCAGCGTCGCGCGCAGCCTGGTGTCGACAGCGACATCGCGGGCTACTGGCGCGCGCTGCCCGATGCCGGCACGGCCGATGTGCTCGCCGCCGCCGGCTATGGCGATGCCGCCGAAGTCGACGCGGCGCTGCGCGATTTCGCACGTTCGCCGAGCGTGCGCGACCTGTCCGATGCCGCGCGCGCACGCCTCGACCGGGTCATGCCGCTGCTGCTGCAGGCCAGCGCGCCCGCCGACCGCCCGCTGCAGGCGGTGCGCCGCCTGTTGGCGCTGCTGCACAACATCCTGCGACGTCCCAGTTACCTGGCGCTGCTCGACGAGCAGCCGGTGGCGCTCGCACGCCTCAACGGCCTGGTGGCGCGCAGCGCATTCCTCGCCGAGCGCGTCGCTGCGCACCCGTTGCTGCTCGACGAGCTGCTGGACGCACGCGTGGAAGGCCCGTTGCCCGGGCGCGCGCAGCTCGACGCCGCCTGCCGCGTGGCGCTGCAGCGCGACGACATCGAGGCGGCGCTGTTCGCGCTCAACGAAACCCGCCAGGCGCTCAGCTTCCGCATCGCGCTGGCCACGCTCGATGACCGCCAGCCGGCGCCGGACAGCACCCGCCAGCTGTCCTGGCTCGCCGATGCGGTCGTGGCGGTGGTGATCGCGCTGGCGCGACGCGAGATGCAGGCTGCGCACGGCGACATCGCCGGCGCGCGGTTCGCGGCGATCGGCTACGGCAGCCTCGGCGGCGAGGAGCTCGGCATCGGCTCCGACCTCGACCTGGTGTTCCTGTACGAGGCGCCGGCCGATGCCCATTCCGACGGCGCACGCAGCGTGGACGCCGGGCGCTGGTTCGCGCGCCTGGCGCAGAAGGTCGTGGCGCTGCTCGGCACCAGTACCGGTGCGGGCCGCCTGTACGAGGTCGATGTGCGCCTGCGCCCGGATGGCGCCAGCGGCCTGCTGGTCTCGTCGCTGGCCAGCTACGGCGAGTACCAGCGCACCCGCGCCTGGACGTGGGAGCACCAGGCGCTGGTGCGCGCGCGCTGCGTGTCCGGCGATGTCGACCTGTGCGCGGCGTTCGAGCATGTGCGCACTGCGGCGCTGGCGCAGCCGCGCGATCCCGCGGTGCTGTTCACCGATGTCGCCGCGATGCGCGCGCGCATGCGCGGCGAGCTCGATCGCGGCAGCGCCGCCCGTTTCGACCTCAAGCAGGGCGGAGGCGGGCTGGTGGACCTGGAGTTCCTGCTGCAGGCGCTGGTGCTGCGCGAAGCTGCCGCGCGTCCGGCGCTGCTGGTGCCGCGCGCCACGCCGGAGCTGATCGCGGCGTGTCGTCGCGAGGGCCTGCTGGATGATGCGACCGCCGCGCAGCTGACCGATGCGCACGCCACGCTCGTGGCGATGGGGCTGGCATGCACGCTGGACCGCCGCGCGCGGCTGGTGGACGACAGCCCCGAGCTGCAGGCTGCGCGCGATGCGATCCGCGCCGCCACGCGTGCGGCCGGGCTCGCGTTCGGTTAG
- a CDS encoding NAD(P)/FAD-dependent oxidoreductase — MTVAADTQEVLIVGGGHNGLVCAAYLAGAGLKVRVLERRGIVGGAAVTEEFHPGFRNSVASYTVSLLNPRVIADLRLAAHGLRVVERPYSNFLPLPDGRAFRLGGEHGTAEVAKWSARDAQRLPGYYAMLDRVVVVLRQLMLETPPNVSDGFVLADWLASLTVARRLKSLDMRGRRDLLDLFTKSAGELLDAWFESEPLKAALGWDSVVGNFASPYTPGSAYVLLHHVFGEVNGKQGAWGHAIGGMGAISDAIAAECAARGVVVDTDAEVAEVLVEQGRAVGVALADGRELRARVVASSLNPKLLYTRLIAREHLDDDTAERIARYRCGSGTFRMNVALSELPDFSAAPGTALQPHHQSGILIGPSLRYFEQAYFDARSKEHNAGWAREPIVELVISSTLDASLAPPGAHVASLFCQHVNPEVDGGWDAHRDTVARLMIDTVDAQAPNFRASVLGYEALTPLDLERRFGLVGGDIFHGSLGLDQLFAARPLLGQGNYRGALAGLYLCGSGTHPGGGVTGLPGRNAAREIARDLGRRIPG; from the coding sequence ATCACGGTGGCCGCCGACACGCAGGAAGTGCTGATCGTCGGCGGCGGCCATAACGGCCTGGTCTGTGCCGCCTACCTCGCGGGTGCCGGCCTCAAGGTCCGCGTGCTCGAGCGCCGCGGCATCGTCGGCGGCGCCGCGGTCACCGAGGAGTTCCATCCCGGCTTCCGCAACTCGGTGGCCAGCTACACCGTCAGCCTGTTGAACCCGCGCGTGATCGCCGACCTGCGCCTGGCGGCGCACGGCCTGCGCGTGGTCGAGCGGCCGTACTCCAACTTCCTGCCGCTGCCCGATGGCCGCGCGTTCCGCCTCGGCGGCGAGCACGGCACGGCCGAAGTGGCGAAGTGGTCGGCGCGCGATGCGCAGCGGCTGCCTGGGTACTACGCCATGCTCGACCGCGTGGTGGTGGTGCTGCGCCAGCTGATGCTGGAAACACCACCCAACGTATCCGACGGCTTCGTGCTGGCCGACTGGCTGGCATCGCTGACCGTGGCGCGGCGCCTGAAATCGCTGGACATGCGCGGCCGCCGCGACCTGCTCGACCTGTTCACCAAGTCGGCGGGCGAGCTGCTCGATGCCTGGTTCGAATCGGAACCGCTGAAGGCGGCTCTGGGTTGGGACTCGGTGGTCGGCAACTTCGCCAGCCCGTACACGCCCGGCAGCGCCTACGTGCTGCTGCACCACGTGTTCGGCGAGGTGAACGGCAAGCAGGGTGCCTGGGGCCATGCGATCGGCGGCATGGGCGCGATCAGCGACGCGATCGCGGCCGAGTGCGCGGCGCGCGGCGTGGTGGTCGATACCGACGCCGAGGTCGCCGAGGTGCTGGTGGAGCAGGGCCGCGCGGTCGGCGTGGCGCTGGCCGATGGCCGCGAGCTCCGCGCGCGCGTGGTCGCCAGCAGCCTCAACCCCAAGCTGCTGTACACCCGGCTGATCGCGCGCGAACACCTCGACGACGACACCGCCGAGCGCATTGCCCGCTACCGCTGCGGGTCGGGCACGTTCCGGATGAACGTGGCGCTGTCGGAGCTGCCGGACTTCAGCGCCGCACCCGGCACCGCGCTGCAGCCGCATCACCAGAGCGGAATCCTGATTGGCCCCTCGCTGCGCTATTTCGAGCAGGCCTACTTCGACGCCCGCTCGAAGGAGCACAATGCCGGCTGGGCGCGCGAACCGATCGTCGAGCTGGTGATTTCCTCGACGCTCGATGCCAGCCTCGCGCCGCCGGGAGCGCACGTCGCCAGCCTGTTCTGCCAGCACGTGAACCCGGAGGTCGACGGGGGCTGGGACGCGCACCGCGACACCGTGGCGCGGCTGATGATCGACACCGTCGATGCGCAGGCGCCGAACTTCCGCGCCAGCGTGCTCGGCTACGAGGCGCTGACGCCGCTGGACCTCGAGCGCCGCTTCGGCCTGGTGGGCGGCGACATCTTCCACGGCAGCCTGGGGCTCGACCAGCTGTTCGCGGCACGGCCACTGCTCGGCCAGGGCAACTACCGTGGCGCGTTGGCGGGGCTGTACCTGTGCGGTTCCGGTACGCATCCGGGGGGCGGCGTGACCGGCTTGCCGGGGCGCAATGCCGCGCGCGAGATCGCCCGCGACCTGGGGCGTCGCATCCCCGGTTGA
- the rpe gene encoding ribulose-phosphate 3-epimerase has protein sequence MQPTVIAPSILSADFARLGEEVDNVLAAGADWVHFDVMDNHYVPNLTIGPLVCSALRKHGVTAPIDVHLMVSPVDRIVGDFAEAGATLISFHPEASSHVHRTVQLIRAAGCKPGLVLNPATPIEVLDYVLDELDLVLLMSVNPGFGGQAFIPSALDKLRAVRKRIDASGRDIRLEIDGGVKPDNIGAIAAAGADTFVAGSAIFSQPDYAEVIARMRAHAAAGT, from the coding sequence ATGCAACCGACCGTCATCGCCCCATCGATCCTTTCGGCGGACTTCGCCCGCCTCGGCGAGGAGGTCGACAACGTGCTCGCCGCCGGCGCGGACTGGGTGCACTTCGACGTGATGGACAACCATTACGTGCCCAACCTCACCATCGGCCCGCTGGTGTGTTCGGCGCTGCGCAAGCATGGCGTCACCGCGCCGATCGACGTGCACCTGATGGTGTCGCCGGTGGACCGCATCGTCGGCGACTTCGCCGAGGCAGGCGCCACGCTGATCAGCTTCCACCCGGAGGCGAGCTCGCACGTGCACCGCACCGTCCAGCTGATCCGCGCCGCCGGCTGCAAGCCGGGCCTGGTGCTGAACCCGGCCACGCCGATCGAAGTGCTCGACTACGTGCTGGACGAGCTCGACCTGGTGCTGCTGATGTCGGTCAATCCGGGGTTTGGCGGCCAGGCCTTCATTCCGTCCGCGCTCGACAAGCTGCGCGCGGTGCGCAAGCGCATCGATGCCAGCGGCCGTGACATCCGCCTCGAGATCGACGGTGGCGTGAAGCCGGACAACATCGGCGCCATCGCCGCCGCCGGTGCCGACACCTTCGTCGCCGGCTCGGCGATCTTCAGCCAGCCCGACTACGCCGAGGTCATCGCGCGCATGCGCGCGCACGCCGCCGCGGGGACCTGA
- a CDS encoding phosphoribosylaminoimidazolesuccinocarboxamide synthase → MATTLLEARLPGLNLLHRGKVRDVYELPPGSGPEAFGPLLLIVASDRLSAFDVVLPDPIPGKGEMLCQVSNFWFDKTEHLMRNHLTGIDVASVLPAGVDPAPYLQRSVVTRRLKPVPVEAIARGYLIGSGWNDYRRTGRISGITLPDGLRQAERLPQPIFTPSTKAAAGDHDENIDFDTMVHKVGAELAEQVRDATLRLYAFAAEHAAGRGIILADTKFEFGTDADGRLYVMDEMLTPDSSRYWPADAYEVGTSPPSYDKQFVRDWLEAQGWDKTAPGPSLPADVIARTREKYAEALQRLAGISIDAAA, encoded by the coding sequence ATGGCAACGACCCTGCTCGAAGCCCGCCTCCCCGGCCTCAACCTGCTCCACCGCGGCAAGGTCCGCGATGTCTACGAGCTGCCTCCCGGCTCCGGCCCCGAGGCGTTCGGCCCGCTGCTGCTGATCGTGGCCAGCGACCGGCTGAGCGCATTCGACGTGGTCCTGCCCGACCCGATCCCCGGCAAGGGCGAGATGCTCTGCCAGGTGTCGAACTTCTGGTTCGACAAGACCGAACACCTGATGCGCAACCACCTCACCGGCATCGACGTGGCCAGCGTGCTGCCGGCCGGCGTGGATCCCGCGCCCTACCTGCAGCGCTCGGTGGTGACGCGGCGCCTGAAACCGGTGCCGGTGGAGGCCATCGCCCGCGGCTACCTGATCGGCAGCGGCTGGAACGACTACCGCCGCACCGGCCGCATCAGCGGCATCACCCTGCCCGATGGCCTGCGCCAGGCCGAACGCCTGCCACAGCCGATCTTCACCCCGTCCACCAAGGCCGCCGCCGGCGACCACGACGAGAACATCGACTTCGACACGATGGTGCACAAGGTGGGCGCCGAGCTTGCCGAGCAGGTGCGCGACGCCACGCTGCGGCTGTACGCCTTCGCCGCGGAGCATGCCGCCGGGCGCGGGATCATCCTCGCCGACACCAAGTTCGAATTCGGCACCGACGCCGACGGCCGCCTGTACGTGATGGACGAGATGCTCACGCCCGACTCGTCGCGCTACTGGCCGGCGGATGCCTACGAAGTCGGCACCAGCCCGCCGAGCTACGACAAGCAGTTCGTGCGCGACTGGCTGGAGGCGCAGGGCTGGGACAAGACCGCGCCCGGGCCATCGCTGCCGGCGGACGTCATCGCACGCACCCGCGAGAAGTACGCCGAAGCGCTGCAGCGGCTGGCCGGGATCAGCATCGACGCGGCGGCCTAA
- a CDS encoding DnaJ domain-containing protein, whose amino-acid sequence MTRWYGKLLGFIAGWLLLRHPAGGLIGLLIGHAFDSDWFRRPTDNAYGVLGLGPDASDADVDRAYRRLIAQYHPDRLGGAAEELREQAERRAREINGAYDRIRALRKSR is encoded by the coding sequence ATGACACGCTGGTACGGAAAACTCCTGGGCTTCATCGCCGGCTGGCTGCTGCTGCGCCACCCGGCCGGCGGGCTGATCGGCCTGCTGATCGGCCACGCCTTCGACAGCGACTGGTTCCGGCGCCCGACCGACAACGCCTATGGCGTGCTGGGCCTGGGGCCGGACGCCAGCGACGCCGACGTCGACCGCGCCTACCGGCGGCTGATCGCGCAGTACCACCCCGACCGCCTCGGCGGCGCCGCCGAGGAGCTGCGCGAGCAGGCCGAGCGCCGCGCACGCGAGATCAACGGCGCCTACGACCGCATCCGCGCGCTGCGCAAATCGCGCTGA